A genome region from Sphingorhabdus sp. SMR4y includes the following:
- the gltB gene encoding glutamate synthase large subunit yields MSFPPPQGLYDSKNEHDACGVGFVANINGEQSHLTVKRGLEILVNIDHRGAVGADPLLGDGAGILLQIPDALLRDWAESENLTLPAIGDYAVAMCFLPSDPAEAEYATTHFERFIAKEGQDFIGWRDVPIDTTGIGKAVLDQMPLIRQAIVGKGETLADQDAFERKILAVRKQIHNPLDGIAEKNNMPGLSEFYMPSFSTKTIVYKGLLLADQVGSFYKDLENPLTASAVAMVHQRFSTNTFPSWKLAHPYRFIAHNGEINTVRGNVNWMNARRRTMESDLLGSDLDKMWPLIPHGQSDTACLDNALELLVAGGYSLPHAVMMLIPEAWAGDPTMDADRRAFYEYHAALMEPWDGPAAVAFTDGRQVGATLDRNGLRPARFCVTDDGHVIMASESGVLPVKEDNIVRKWRLQPGKMLLIDMEQGRIIEDEEIKADLAQAKPYAKWLESTQYNLKDLDLDDLDDVDAPKSNGLEDPAALLDRQQAFGYTQEDITKFLEPMASDGIDPIGSMGTDTPIAVLSGKPRLLYDYFKQNFAQVTNPPIDPIREELVMSLVSMIGPRPNLLGHDAGTHKRLEVDQPVLTNADLLKIRSVEEALDGAFRTETIDITWDAATGAAGLEMALKEMCWAATEAVLADRNILILSDRAKGPDRIAMPALLATAAVHHHLVRQGLRMQTGLVVETGEAREVHHFCVLAGYGAEAINPYLAFETLEEIRVRRELPLTQQQVEQNYIKAIGKGILKVMSKMGISTYQSYCGAQIFDAVGLCSEFIEKYFTGTATMIEGVGLAEIAEETVSRHSEAYGDNPIYRNMLDVGGIYGYRIRGEDHAWTPANVANLQHAVRGNDPKNYAEFARSVNEQSEHLLTIRGLMELTKADEPLDISEVEPASEIVKRFATGAMSFGSISREAHTTLAIAMNRIGGKSNTGEGGEEPDRFLPMANGDSMRSAIKQVASGRFGVTAEYLVNADDIQIKMAQGAKPGEGGQLPGSKVDKNIGKVRHSTPGVGLISPPPHHDIYSIEDLAQLIHDLKNVNTGARVSVKLVSEVGVGTVAAGVSKARADHLTISGYDGGTGASPLTSLTHAGSPWEIGLAETQQTLLLNGLRSRISVQVDGGLRTGRDVAIGALLGADEFGFATAPLIAAGCIMMRKCHLNTCPVGVATQNPELRKKFTGQPEYVINYFFFVAEELRQIMAEMGFRTIEEMVGRVDRINMNKALRHWKAEGVDLSRLLHEVVLPEGETLYQTMTQDHGLDAALDKDLIAAAAPALDNGQTVKIERKVKNVNRTVGAMLSGEVAKKYGHAGLPNNTIQLQFEGVAGQSFGAFLAHGVTAELVGDANDYVGKGLSGGRVVVKQPTHVDRNPTENIIVGNTVLYGAVAGEAYFNGVAGERFAVRNSGAVAVVEGTGDHGCEYMTGGVVAVLGKTGRNFAAGMSGGVAYVYDEDGLFRQRCNMAMVDIETIEADAEDGEDTALPQQLPVDVNDYGMGDMLYHDAARLRILLERHKLYTGSARASEILDNWDEALGRFVKVMPRDYASALKQLEAERLETIVAAE; encoded by the coding sequence ATGAGTTTCCCGCCACCGCAAGGCCTGTATGATTCAAAGAACGAACATGACGCATGTGGCGTCGGTTTCGTCGCGAATATCAATGGCGAGCAATCCCATCTGACGGTGAAGCGTGGGCTGGAGATTCTGGTCAATATCGATCACCGCGGTGCTGTTGGCGCCGACCCGTTATTGGGCGACGGTGCAGGTATATTATTGCAGATTCCCGATGCTCTGCTGCGGGATTGGGCGGAATCCGAAAATCTAACCCTGCCGGCCATCGGTGACTATGCTGTCGCCATGTGCTTCCTCCCGTCGGACCCGGCGGAAGCGGAATATGCGACCACGCATTTCGAACGATTCATCGCCAAGGAAGGGCAGGATTTTATCGGCTGGCGCGATGTGCCAATCGACACCACGGGCATCGGCAAGGCGGTGCTCGACCAGATGCCACTGATTCGCCAGGCGATCGTTGGCAAAGGCGAAACGCTGGCCGATCAGGATGCGTTCGAACGCAAGATCCTGGCCGTCCGCAAACAGATACACAATCCGCTCGATGGAATCGCGGAAAAGAACAACATGCCGGGCCTGTCCGAATTTTATATGCCCTCCTTTTCGACGAAAACCATCGTCTACAAGGGGCTTTTGCTCGCCGATCAGGTCGGATCCTTCTACAAGGATCTGGAGAACCCTCTTACCGCCTCGGCCGTGGCCATGGTCCATCAGCGTTTCTCGACCAATACCTTCCCGTCGTGGAAACTGGCGCACCCCTATCGCTTCATCGCCCATAATGGTGAGATCAACACGGTTCGTGGCAATGTAAACTGGATGAACGCCCGGCGCCGGACCATGGAATCCGATCTGCTGGGTTCCGATCTCGACAAGATGTGGCCGCTGATCCCGCACGGCCAATCCGATACAGCCTGCCTCGACAATGCGCTGGAGCTTCTGGTCGCCGGTGGCTATTCCCTGCCCCATGCCGTGATGATGCTGATTCCGGAAGCCTGGGCCGGCGATCCGACGATGGATGCCGACCGCCGGGCCTTCTACGAATATCACGCTGCGCTGATGGAGCCATGGGATGGGCCGGCTGCCGTTGCCTTTACCGACGGACGCCAGGTTGGCGCGACGCTGGACCGCAACGGCCTGCGCCCTGCCCGCTTCTGCGTCACCGATGACGGCCATGTGATCATGGCGTCGGAATCCGGTGTCCTACCCGTCAAGGAAGACAATATCGTCCGCAAGTGGCGCTTGCAGCCGGGCAAGATGTTGCTCATTGATATGGAACAGGGCCGGATCATCGAGGATGAAGAGATCAAGGCTGATCTCGCCCAGGCCAAGCCTTATGCGAAATGGCTGGAATCAACACAATATAACCTGAAAGATCTCGACCTCGACGATCTCGACGACGTCGATGCGCCAAAGAGCAACGGGCTTGAAGATCCCGCCGCACTGCTCGATCGGCAGCAGGCGTTCGGCTATACTCAGGAAGATATCACAAAATTCCTCGAGCCCATGGCGAGCGACGGGATCGATCCGATCGGGTCGATGGGTACCGACACACCGATTGCCGTTCTGTCCGGCAAGCCCCGCCTGTTGTATGATTATTTCAAACAGAATTTCGCCCAGGTCACCAACCCGCCGATCGATCCGATCCGTGAAGAGCTGGTGATGTCGCTGGTCTCGATGATCGGCCCCCGCCCCAATTTGCTGGGTCATGACGCCGGCACGCACAAGCGTCTCGAGGTTGACCAGCCGGTCCTCACCAATGCGGATTTGCTGAAAATCCGTTCGGTTGAAGAAGCGCTCGATGGCGCTTTCCGGACAGAGACTATCGACATTACATGGGATGCAGCGACCGGTGCCGCCGGCCTGGAAATGGCGCTGAAGGAAATGTGCTGGGCGGCGACGGAAGCCGTGCTTGCAGACCGCAATATTCTCATTCTGTCCGACCGGGCCAAAGGCCCCGACCGAATCGCGATGCCCGCCTTGCTCGCCACCGCCGCTGTGCACCATCACCTGGTCCGTCAGGGCCTGCGTATGCAAACCGGTCTCGTGGTCGAAACAGGCGAGGCGCGCGAAGTGCATCATTTCTGCGTGCTTGCGGGTTATGGTGCGGAGGCGATCAATCCATATCTGGCTTTTGAAACGCTGGAAGAAATCCGCGTTCGTCGCGAACTGCCGCTGACCCAGCAGCAGGTCGAGCAGAATTATATCAAGGCGATCGGCAAGGGCATTTTGAAGGTCATGTCGAAAATGGGCATCTCGACCTATCAGAGCTATTGCGGCGCGCAGATTTTTGATGCGGTCGGCCTCTGCAGCGAATTTATCGAGAAATATTTCACCGGCACGGCGACGATGATCGAAGGCGTCGGTCTGGCGGAAATCGCCGAAGAAACCGTGTCCCGCCACAGCGAAGCCTATGGCGACAATCCGATCTATCGGAACATGCTCGATGTCGGCGGTATCTACGGCTACCGGATTCGCGGCGAAGATCATGCCTGGACGCCGGCCAATGTCGCCAATCTTCAGCATGCTGTGCGCGGAAACGACCCGAAAAATTATGCGGAATTCGCGCGATCGGTCAACGAACAGAGCGAGCATCTGCTGACCATCCGCGGACTGATGGAATTGACCAAGGCCGATGAACCGCTCGACATTTCCGAAGTGGAACCGGCCTCTGAAATTGTGAAACGGTTTGCCACAGGGGCGATGAGCTTCGGTTCTATCAGCCGCGAAGCACATACGACGCTTGCCATCGCGATGAACCGGATTGGCGGCAAATCCAATACCGGTGAAGGCGGCGAAGAGCCGGATCGCTTCCTGCCCATGGCCAATGGCGACAGCATGCGCTCGGCGATCAAGCAAGTGGCCAGCGGCCGTTTTGGTGTGACCGCCGAATATCTGGTCAATGCCGACGATATCCAGATCAAGATGGCCCAGGGCGCCAAGCCCGGTGAAGGAGGCCAGCTGCCGGGCAGCAAGGTCGACAAGAATATCGGCAAGGTCCGCCACTCGACACCGGGCGTCGGACTGATCTCGCCGCCACCGCATCATGACATCTACTCGATCGAGGATTTGGCGCAGCTGATCCACGATCTGAAAAATGTGAACACCGGTGCCCGTGTTTCGGTGAAACTGGTTTCCGAAGTGGGTGTCGGCACGGTTGCCGCCGGCGTGTCCAAGGCGCGCGCCGATCATCTGACGATTTCCGGTTATGACGGCGGTACCGGAGCATCGCCGCTGACCTCGCTGACCCATGCCGGATCGCCATGGGAAATCGGCTTGGCAGAAACCCAGCAGACCTTGTTGCTGAACGGACTGCGTTCGCGGATTTCTGTGCAGGTCGATGGCGGCCTGCGGACCGGTCGCGATGTCGCGATCGGCGCGCTTCTCGGCGCCGACGAATTCGGATTTGCCACCGCGCCCCTGATTGCTGCAGGCTGCATCATGATGCGCAAATGCCATCTCAACACCTGCCCCGTCGGGGTTGCGACCCAGAATCCGGAATTGCGCAAGAAATTTACCGGGCAGCCGGAATATGTGATCAACTATTTCTTCTTCGTGGCGGAAGAACTGCGCCAGATCATGGCCGAAATGGGCTTCCGCACGATCGAGGAAATGGTCGGCCGCGTCGACCGGATCAACATGAACAAGGCTCTGCGTCACTGGAAAGCCGAAGGCGTCGACCTGTCTCGCCTGCTGCACGAAGTCGTGCTGCCGGAAGGTGAAACCCTCTATCAGACGATGACGCAGGACCATGGCCTGGATGCCGCGCTTGACAAGGATCTGATCGCGGCCGCAGCGCCGGCTCTCGACAATGGCCAGACCGTCAAGATCGAACGCAAGGTCAAAAACGTCAACCGGACCGTCGGCGCGATGCTGTCGGGCGAGGTCGCTAAAAAATACGGCCATGCCGGCCTGCCCAACAATACGATCCAGCTGCAATTCGAAGGTGTTGCGGGGCAAAGCTTCGGGGCCTTTCTCGCTCATGGCGTGACCGCCGAACTGGTCGGCGATGCCAATGACTATGTCGGCAAGGGACTGTCCGGTGGCCGCGTGGTTGTCAAACAGCCCACTCATGTCGATCGCAATCCGACCGAGAATATCATCGTCGGCAATACCGTGCTCTATGGTGCCGTGGCTGGCGAAGCCTATTTCAACGGCGTGGCCGGCGAGCGTTTTGCTGTCCGCAACTCCGGCGCGGTCGCGGTTGTCGAAGGCACCGGCGATCATGGCTGTGAATATATGACCGGTGGCGTGGTTGCCGTGCTCGGCAAAACCGGTCGCAATTTCGCGGCCGGCATGTCCGGTGGTGTCGCCTATGTCTATGACGAGGACGGTCTGTTCCGTCAGCGTTGCAACATGGCAATGGTCGACATCGAGACGATCGAAGCCGACGCCGAGGACGGAGAAGACACGGCATTGCCGCAGCAGCTTCCCGTCGATGTGAACGACTATGGCATGGGCGACATGCTCTATCACGATGCAGCACGGCTGCGGATTCTGCTGGAGCGTCACAAGCTTTATACCGGCAGCGCGAGGGCGAGCGAAATTCTCGACAATTGGGATGAAGCCCTCGGCCGTTTCGTGAAGGTCATGCCGCGCGATTACGCGTCGGCCCTGAAACAACTCGAAGCCGAGCGTCTTGAGACGATCGTCGCTGCAGAATGA
- a CDS encoding glutamate synthase subunit beta: MGKVTGFLEIDRKEAAYADPKERLTHYKEFTIPLPESEIRDQAARCMDCGIPYCHNGCPVNNIIPDWNNLVYEDDWKTALETLHSTNNFPEFTGRICPAPCEAACTLNIDDVPVNIKSIECAIVDRGWEEGWIAPQIAEKKSGKSVAVVGSGPAGMACAQQLARAGHNVTLFEKNDRMGGLLRYGIPDFKMEKHLINRRLVQMEAEGVEFRTSTEVGVSVSVESLQENYDAVVMSGGAEKPRMLDIPGYEMSGVRLAMEFLTQQNKRNAGDDEMRAAPRGTISATGKHVIVIGGGDTGSDCVGTSNRQGAASVTQIEIMPKPPEKEDKTFSWPDWPLKLRTSSSHLEGCERDWAILAKRVVGTNGNVEGLECVRLEWVDGQMQEIEGSEFTLKADLILLAMGFVGPRQMGLVDQSEVELDARGNVAANVVDYTTSKDGVFACGDMRRGQSLVVWAIREGRQCARAVDLQLMGESKLPR, from the coding sequence GTGGGTAAAGTAACAGGCTTTCTCGAGATAGACCGCAAGGAAGCGGCATATGCCGATCCCAAGGAGCGGCTGACACATTATAAGGAATTCACGATTCCGCTGCCGGAATCGGAAATCAGGGACCAGGCGGCCCGCTGCATGGATTGTGGTATTCCCTATTGCCATAATGGCTGTCCGGTGAACAATATCATCCCCGACTGGAACAATCTGGTCTATGAAGATGATTGGAAAACGGCGCTCGAAACGCTGCATTCGACCAATAATTTTCCAGAATTTACCGGACGGATCTGCCCGGCCCCTTGCGAAGCGGCCTGCACGCTGAATATCGACGACGTACCGGTGAATATCAAATCAATAGAATGCGCGATTGTCGATCGCGGCTGGGAAGAAGGCTGGATAGCGCCCCAGATAGCGGAAAAGAAATCCGGCAAGTCGGTCGCCGTTGTCGGCTCTGGTCCCGCAGGCATGGCTTGCGCCCAGCAACTCGCGCGCGCCGGCCACAATGTCACTCTATTCGAGAAAAATGACCGGATGGGCGGACTGCTGCGTTACGGCATTCCCGATTTCAAGATGGAAAAGCATCTGATTAACCGGCGTCTCGTTCAGATGGAAGCCGAGGGCGTCGAATTCCGCACCAGCACCGAGGTCGGCGTGTCCGTTTCGGTCGAATCTCTGCAGGAAAATTACGATGCAGTGGTCATGTCCGGGGGTGCCGAAAAACCGCGCATGCTGGATATTCCGGGCTATGAAATGTCCGGGGTCCGTCTCGCAATGGAATTTCTGACCCAGCAGAACAAGCGCAATGCAGGCGATGATGAAATGCGTGCCGCGCCGCGCGGCACAATCAGTGCGACCGGCAAGCATGTCATCGTCATTGGCGGAGGCGATACCGGATCCGACTGCGTCGGCACATCCAATCGCCAGGGGGCCGCGTCGGTCACACAGATCGAGATCATGCCCAAGCCGCCGGAGAAGGAAGACAAGACATTCTCCTGGCCGGACTGGCCCCTGAAGCTCCGCACCTCGTCCAGCCACCTGGAAGGCTGCGAACGCGACTGGGCGATACTCGCCAAACGGGTCGTCGGGACCAATGGCAATGTCGAAGGGCTGGAATGCGTTCGGCTTGAATGGGTAGACGGCCAGATGCAGGAGATTGAAGGCAGTGAATTCACTTTGAAGGCCGACCTGATCCTGCTGGCCATGGGCTTTGTCGGTCCGCGCCAGATGGGACTGGTCGACCAGTCGGAGGTCGAACTGGACGCGCGCGGCAATGTCGCGGCCAATGTTGTGGACTATACCACCAGCAAGGACGGCGTGTTTGCCTGCGGAGACATGCGTCGGGGCCAGAGCCTTGTCGTATGGGCGATCCGCGAAGGCCGCCAATGCGCGCGAGCCGTGGATCTTCAGTTGATGGGCGAAAGCAAGCTACCACGCTGA